The following proteins are co-located in the Leptospira weilii genome:
- a CDS encoding LIC10301 family lipoprotein — protein sequence MKKIFFVFTLILFLFVVCKKKEELILGDWIKVKECSEKGECTTPTKEKRNHLQIFPQGLAMYDTFHLTYKIQGDDIHFNLADLAFDLEYRILKVDEKELRLFNKKTNDEEYFEKN from the coding sequence ATGAAAAAAATCTTTTTCGTTTTCACTTTGATTTTGTTTTTATTTGTCGTTTGTAAAAAAAAGGAAGAGTTGATTTTAGGGGATTGGATAAAAGTCAAAGAGTGTTCCGAAAAAGGGGAATGTACCACACCGACTAAGGAAAAAAGAAATCATCTCCAAATTTTTCCGCAGGGCCTTGCCATGTATGATACGTTTCATCTTACTTATAAAATTCAAGGAGACGATATCCATTTTAATCTCGCGGACCTCGCTTTTGATTTGGAATATAGGATCTTAAAAGTAGACGAGAAAGAACTTCGGCTTTTCAATAAAAAGACCAATGATGAAGAATACTTTGAGAAAAATTAA
- a CDS encoding tetratricopeptide repeat protein has product MILIRLSIWFLFLAFFCSSIFANEENRKEWNRAVKEKILKMNEAQEETESIPYLQKFVEKNPADLTVKLWYARALFYRKDLEIPGHAEDVFSRMEKLKKIKENYFLAAKTFEGVLEYLSKATPRDPDLGKWHFLWAMSEWYAGREDRAIQIFKKSFKYDFRLNEANYNIACIYQGLGQLKDADIYFRMYLKNDREMREEN; this is encoded by the coding sequence ATGATTCTTATTCGTTTATCAATCTGGTTTTTGTTCTTGGCATTTTTTTGTTCTTCGATTTTTGCGAACGAAGAGAATCGGAAAGAATGGAATCGTGCGGTTAAAGAAAAAATTCTCAAAATGAACGAAGCTCAGGAAGAGACGGAGTCGATTCCCTATCTCCAAAAGTTCGTGGAAAAAAATCCCGCGGATTTGACCGTTAAACTCTGGTATGCGCGGGCCTTATTCTATCGTAAGGATTTGGAAATCCCTGGACATGCGGAGGACGTTTTTTCTAGGATGGAAAAGCTCAAGAAAATTAAAGAGAATTATTTTCTCGCGGCGAAAACGTTCGAGGGAGTTTTGGAATATCTTTCCAAAGCGACTCCGAGAGATCCCGATCTAGGCAAATGGCATTTTCTATGGGCGATGTCAGAGTGGTATGCCGGAAGAGAGGATAGGGCGATTCAGATTTTTAAGAAATCTTTTAAATACGACTTTAGATTGAACGAAGCGAACTATAATATCGCGTGTATCTATCAGGGTTTGGGTCAATTGAAGGATGCGGATATCTACTTTAGAATGTATCTTAAAAACGATAGAGAGATGAGAGAAGAGAACTAA
- a CDS encoding P83/100 family protein, whose product MFRVWFMFVCFGFSLSLFSQDNSKLGEKEIRSSQRVRFINRSSARAGEEVRGTNEKVGLGLADILKKEPDKTHTQGGISVTRIAPEEKKFGADVFAISEDSDYGHVNSIQRILAGFVKSNFGYDDKNSDILATYILYYNAIHRKDRSYIGRKYSNSVIKFVNPNSIGISRRYSEWPGKTQILIPLVEDVLGKDVHTDELEDEVNKELDKKKEGQSEKDKFGDLQNEKNKKELEEVKRRKEENQNKQKEISDREIKTDKELQELNKDPVKNKTQIAEKKKEKEQIQKEKQSAQKEEQKLKEKEKEVVKKDEERKNNKTNPSTSSSSSSSSKSDSKGDSGNSKSGSDNQSSNKKSEAELKKELAETKKELEIKKEEEKKKEEFDKNVVGGKILFLKTLKYLDKGHYNNELQVLDPTKDDTIFRGDFNKICGRTFEIVDGKALVIGFEDGHSSNHKLILIDQETLKPTLSAADNIFWRSPMIVKGDEIYAFEEVEEKYYLSRFGKDLKKQAKSSEEISPNSNVTFYGEKIYVTGKEESSGSIQITVFNKADLKLIKKIKP is encoded by the coding sequence ATGTTCAGAGTCTGGTTCATGTTTGTATGTTTTGGTTTTTCTTTATCGTTATTTTCTCAGGATAATTCCAAACTCGGAGAAAAGGAAATTCGATCTTCTCAGAGAGTTCGGTTTATCAATCGATCTTCTGCGAGAGCCGGCGAGGAAGTGCGAGGAACCAACGAAAAAGTGGGTTTAGGTCTTGCGGACATTTTGAAAAAGGAACCCGATAAAACTCATACACAAGGCGGAATTAGCGTAACCAGGATCGCTCCCGAGGAAAAGAAATTCGGAGCGGACGTTTTTGCGATTTCGGAAGATTCCGATTACGGACATGTCAATTCGATTCAAAGAATCCTAGCCGGATTCGTAAAATCTAACTTCGGCTATGACGACAAAAATTCCGACATTCTCGCCACTTATATTTTATATTACAATGCCATTCATAGGAAAGATAGGAGTTATATCGGAAGGAAATATTCCAATTCTGTAATTAAGTTTGTAAACCCGAATTCCATCGGAATTTCCAGACGTTATTCCGAATGGCCCGGAAAAACTCAGATTTTGATTCCCCTTGTCGAAGACGTTCTCGGTAAGGACGTTCATACGGACGAATTGGAAGACGAGGTCAATAAGGAGTTGGATAAGAAAAAGGAAGGGCAGTCCGAAAAGGATAAGTTCGGCGATCTTCAGAACGAAAAAAACAAGAAAGAATTAGAAGAAGTAAAGCGCAGAAAAGAAGAAAACCAGAACAAACAAAAAGAAATTTCCGATAGGGAAATAAAAACCGATAAGGAACTCCAAGAGCTCAATAAAGATCCTGTAAAAAATAAAACTCAGATCGCAGAAAAGAAAAAAGAAAAAGAGCAGATTCAAAAAGAAAAGCAATCCGCTCAGAAAGAAGAGCAAAAGTTAAAAGAAAAGGAAAAAGAAGTCGTTAAAAAAGACGAAGAAAGGAAAAATAATAAAACCAATCCTTCTACTTCTTCCAGTTCCTCAAGCTCCTCTAAATCCGATTCTAAGGGCGATTCCGGCAATAGTAAATCGGGAAGTGATAATCAGTCTTCTAACAAGAAATCGGAGGCGGAGTTAAAGAAAGAACTCGCGGAAACTAAGAAGGAGTTGGAAATCAAAAAGGAAGAAGAAAAGAAAAAAGAAGAATTCGATAAAAACGTGGTCGGAGGAAAAATTCTTTTCTTAAAAACTCTGAAATATCTGGATAAAGGACATTATAATAACGAGCTTCAGGTTTTGGATCCCACCAAGGACGACACGATTTTTAGAGGAGACTTCAACAAGATCTGCGGTAGGACTTTCGAGATCGTGGATGGAAAAGCTTTGGTCATAGGCTTTGAAGACGGCCACTCTTCCAATCATAAGTTGATTTTGATCGATCAGGAAACTTTAAAGCCGACTCTTTCGGCGGCGGACAATATTTTCTGGAGATCTCCTATGATCGTAAAAGGTGATGAAATCTACGCTTTTGAAGAAGTTGAGGAAAAATATTATCTTTCGCGTTTCGGCAAGGATCTGAAAAAACAGGCCAAGTCTTCGGAGGAGATCAGCCCGAATTCGAACGTTACTTTTTATGGTGAAAAAATTTATGTCACCGGTAAGGAAGAAAGTTCGGGCAGCATTCAGATTACCGTTTTTAACAAGGCGGATCTGAAACTGATTAAGAAAATCAAACCGTAA
- a CDS encoding tetratricopeptide repeat protein, which yields MKHIFHLLLLLFFFSDVLFANDEDENLPEDSVFNQDNISLSPTEAARRRVQIAALNTETVNLIRANNLAKASANIDKIRKLDKNSMEYHYLKGSYLYAQGKYPQAENFLLKAIQIHPSHDPSYYLLGMIFIQKAKWAKSLEYFQKAVELSNYNPFYRINLALAYFETGNFLRAKAESERTIELKPNFRAAKLLLLKSNFLLGNKAEAYSQCVDFVKEGFLSREYMLIYARLVMEIYQDYRKAIEIYTQYGELPFQEKRFLARAYYNIGNYRAAAATYQAVVQLKIAREEDKIEYIRSLSFIKDYKRLETFVSSWLQEEPEKQNKILEILDVAELLKENDSKIFHMFPSRSPY from the coding sequence ATGAAACATATCTTTCATTTGCTTTTGTTGTTGTTCTTTTTTTCGGATGTTCTTTTCGCAAACGACGAGGACGAAAATCTCCCCGAAGATTCCGTGTTCAATCAAGATAATATTTCTTTAAGTCCGACCGAGGCGGCTCGTCGTAGGGTTCAAATCGCCGCTTTGAATACTGAAACCGTAAATCTCATCCGTGCCAATAATCTCGCCAAAGCTTCCGCCAACATAGATAAAATTAGAAAATTGGATAAGAATTCGATGGAGTATCACTATCTAAAAGGTTCTTATCTTTATGCGCAGGGAAAATATCCTCAGGCGGAAAATTTTCTTTTAAAAGCGATTCAAATTCATCCGAGTCACGACCCATCTTATTATTTATTGGGGATGATTTTTATTCAAAAAGCCAAGTGGGCAAAATCTCTGGAATACTTTCAGAAAGCGGTGGAACTTTCCAATTACAATCCGTTCTATAGGATCAACTTGGCCCTAGCTTATTTTGAAACCGGAAATTTTCTTAGAGCGAAAGCCGAATCGGAAAGAACGATCGAACTCAAACCGAATTTTAGAGCCGCGAAACTTCTTCTTTTGAAATCCAATTTTCTTTTGGGCAACAAAGCGGAGGCTTATTCTCAGTGTGTCGATTTCGTTAAGGAAGGATTCTTATCTCGGGAATATATGTTGATCTATGCGAGACTTGTAATGGAGATTTATCAGGATTATAGAAAAGCAATCGAGATTTACACTCAATATGGGGAGCTTCCTTTTCAGGAAAAAAGATTTTTAGCTCGCGCTTATTATAATATAGGAAACTACCGAGCGGCGGCCGCAACATATCAAGCCGTCGTTCAATTAAAAATCGCCCGAGAGGAAGACAAGATCGAATACATTCGCTCTCTTTCATTCATTAAGGATTATAAAAGGCTCGAAACTTTTGTGAGTTCTTGGCTTCAAGAGGAGCCGGAGAAGCAAAATAAAATTCTAGAAATTTTAGATGTCGCGGAGCTTTTAAAGGAAAACGACTCTAAGATATTTCATATGTTTCCGTCGCGATCTCCATACTGA
- the flgC gene encoding flagellar basal body rod protein FlgC — protein sequence MGLFSSINISATGLSAQRLRMDVISNNIANSTTTRNTNGDGPFRRDRVVMTPINLRTRWRSPVYPFGVAPGEGKGVKVMKIEKDMTPLRLVYDPTHPDAIQIGPKKGYVEMPNVNIVTEMTDMISASRSYEANVQMINGSKAMFNKALEIGRA from the coding sequence ATGGGACTTTTTTCATCAATCAACATTTCCGCAACCGGCTTATCCGCCCAAAGACTCAGGATGGATGTTATCTCCAATAACATCGCGAACTCGACCACAACTCGAAATACAAACGGGGACGGTCCATTTAGAAGAGATCGAGTCGTGATGACTCCGATCAATTTGAGGACCAGATGGAGAAGTCCGGTTTATCCGTTCGGAGTCGCCCCCGGAGAAGGCAAGGGCGTGAAGGTAATGAAAATAGAAAAGGACATGACCCCTCTTCGATTGGTTTATGATCCGACACACCCGGACGCGATTCAGATCGGGCCCAAAAAAGGATATGTGGAAATGCCTAACGTAAACATAGTCACGGAGATGACGGATATGATTTCGGCATCCAGATCTTATGAGGCAAACGTACAAATGATCAACGGATCCAAAGCGATGTTCAATAAGGCTTTGGAAATAGGTAGGGCTTAA
- the flgB gene encoding flagellar basal body rod protein FlgB, with translation MFEKTHFMKTQDLLERGMNNSILKRKVISDNIANADVPHFKRSEVIFESMMKRAIESEKIEALKEVPTQISDERHIQFFKPMDYREVQPKTNIDYLTTMRADGNNVDVEKEVVEASNSQMQYMMMTERLNQNYRDLKQVMRMA, from the coding sequence ATGTTCGAGAAAACCCACTTCATGAAAACCCAGGATCTCCTGGAAAGAGGAATGAATAATTCCATTCTCAAAAGAAAAGTAATTTCGGACAATATCGCAAACGCCGACGTTCCTCATTTCAAAAGATCCGAAGTAATTTTCGAATCGATGATGAAGAGAGCCATCGAGTCCGAGAAAATCGAAGCTTTGAAAGAAGTACCGACTCAAATTTCGGACGAACGCCATATTCAATTTTTCAAACCGATGGATTATCGAGAGGTCCAGCCGAAAACAAACATAGATTACTTAACGACTATGAGAGCCGACGGGAATAACGTGGATGTGGAAAAGGAAGTCGTGGAAGCTTCCAATTCTCAAATGCAGTACATGATGATGACCGAAAGACTCAATCAGAACTACAGAGATCTAAAACAGGTTATGAGAATGGCTTAA
- the serC gene encoding 3-phosphoserine/phosphohydroxythreonine transaminase, whose product MYLFQERIYNFGAGPAMLPNEVMEIAAAEFLNYKGSGMSVMEVSHREPLFEDVIKKAETLLRELLDLGDNYSVAFFSGGATLHFSALPLNLLKEGESFDIAHTGIWTKKAWEEGLKFNGVNVIHDATENHFTDTPILTDANLSGKGKYLHITSNNTIYGSQYPELPKIKQVPLVADMTSELLSRKINVKDFGVIFAGAQKNIGPSGLSLAIIRNDLLGISGRKIPVLLDYSVMVKNQSLYNTPSTYSIYIAKLVFEWLLKLGGIEAIEKINEQKANLIYDFIDSSSLYTCPVQKRSRSKMNVVFLLKDKNLDSKFLDEAEKNGLHGLGGHRLVGGFRASIYNSMPLTGVQKLVSFMKEFESKT is encoded by the coding sequence ATGTATCTGTTCCAGGAAAGAATCTACAATTTCGGCGCTGGTCCGGCAATGCTTCCCAACGAAGTGATGGAAATCGCAGCGGCCGAATTCTTGAACTACAAAGGCTCCGGAATGTCCGTTATGGAAGTCAGTCACAGAGAGCCTCTTTTTGAAGATGTAATCAAAAAAGCGGAAACCCTTTTGCGTGAGCTTCTCGATCTTGGAGACAATTACTCTGTCGCATTCTTTTCGGGAGGGGCCACCTTACACTTCTCCGCTTTGCCTCTCAACCTTCTGAAAGAAGGAGAAAGTTTCGACATAGCTCACACCGGAATCTGGACAAAAAAAGCTTGGGAAGAAGGTCTTAAATTCAACGGAGTCAACGTTATCCACGACGCAACGGAAAATCATTTTACGGACACTCCAATATTAACCGACGCAAATCTTTCCGGAAAAGGAAAATACCTTCACATTACTTCCAACAACACAATTTACGGATCTCAATATCCCGAACTCCCTAAAATCAAACAGGTTCCTCTCGTTGCCGATATGACGAGCGAACTTTTGTCCCGTAAAATCAACGTGAAAGATTTCGGAGTCATTTTTGCCGGAGCTCAAAAAAATATCGGGCCTTCCGGACTCAGTCTCGCAATTATCCGAAACGATCTACTCGGAATTTCGGGAAGAAAAATTCCGGTTCTTTTGGATTATTCCGTGATGGTAAAAAACCAATCCCTTTACAACACTCCTTCCACGTATTCTATTTACATAGCCAAACTCGTATTCGAATGGCTCTTAAAGTTAGGCGGAATCGAAGCCATCGAAAAAATCAACGAGCAAAAAGCAAACTTGATCTATGACTTTATCGATTCTTCGTCCTTATATACATGCCCGGTTCAAAAAAGGTCCCGTTCCAAGATGAACGTCGTATTTCTACTCAAAGACAAAAATTTGGATTCCAAGTTTTTGGACGAAGCCGAAAAGAACGGCTTGCACGGTTTAGGCGGACATAGATTGGTAGGAGGGTTTAGAGCTTCGATCTATAATTCCATGCCTCTGACGGGCGTTCAAAAACTCGTCTCTTTTATGAAGGAATTCGAATCCAAAACCTGA
- the rpiB gene encoding ribose 5-phosphate isomerase B translates to MKKIGIASDHGGFELKEFLRDSLSRELEIIDYGTKNETSVDYPIVISEACKKVLSKEVEGLIALCGTGIGASIAANRMKGIRAALCHDQFTAEMSKRHNNANVLVLGGRIVGKELALNIVRTWVNTAFEGGRHERRVNQLESLNS, encoded by the coding sequence ATGAAAAAAATCGGAATTGCCTCGGATCATGGAGGCTTTGAACTCAAGGAATTTCTCCGGGATTCTCTTTCCAGAGAATTGGAAATCATAGATTACGGAACCAAAAACGAAACCTCGGTGGATTATCCGATTGTCATTTCGGAAGCCTGTAAAAAAGTTCTTTCCAAAGAAGTGGAAGGTTTAATCGCTCTTTGCGGAACCGGAATCGGAGCTTCTATCGCAGCAAATCGTATGAAAGGAATCCGTGCCGCGCTTTGTCACGACCAGTTCACCGCTGAAATGTCCAAACGCCATAACAACGCAAACGTTCTCGTTCTGGGAGGAAGAATCGTCGGCAAGGAACTCGCTCTCAACATTGTCCGTACCTGGGTCAATACCGCTTTCGAAGGTGGCCGTCACGAAAGAAGAGTCAATCAACTCGAATCTTTAAATTCCTAA
- a CDS encoding STAS domain-containing protein, translating to MSETPETIEITPDLTTIFNDYYTFRRMLMDAIDKKPKSIVLNLGNIPMMNSISISSLVWFLKNARSEGISCTISAIHPDLLNTFEILSLKEYLDIR from the coding sequence ATGTCAGAAACACCTGAAACGATCGAAATCACTCCTGATCTTACGACCATTTTTAATGATTACTATACGTTCAGAAGAATGCTTATGGACGCGATCGATAAAAAACCGAAAAGTATCGTTCTCAACTTGGGAAATATTCCTATGATGAATTCCATTTCAATCAGTTCTCTCGTTTGGTTTTTAAAGAATGCTCGTTCTGAGGGAATTTCCTGTACGATCAGCGCAATTCATCCCGATCTTCTCAATACGTTCGAAATTCTAAGTTTGAAAGAATATTTGGACATTCGATAA
- a CDS encoding LamG-like jellyroll fold domain-containing protein, giving the protein MGLISNFKVNFSPAVLLLFLLSFSLFSETKILPLEDLQKNGLELSGKNGDNKILKLQTRNRSAGSDLYLNFESGDPSNLKDLSGNYKILMSSYFPDPENVFHSKRSARFSGKRTGIKIAHSNSGLLTSKDITKEFYIGFSFLPGTVEKDATLISKLYETSGNSYGWNLKIVDDRLKAGFYSFFETEEKRFLSLHLTSNTTLKKNQWNQVLLHFNPGDREIVLYLNGKESARGSIPNNQNLIRIGFHPDDTTSFRIASSYYGWMENFAVFQGKPSSEDSSFSAQDFDPETHTSESKFGTGISPVYKGAHSSSFLEEIQLKAIIPTSSAMELYFRVSPTPFTPNSEYPAWISIDLRKLENYKILSLEPDLYRIPLKSSLKKFLGISEDKEDLLPFRYYQWRIKLKADPNGNQTPELKNISLTFRETNPPVRPLGLKVAENGVDDSGPSVCLNWKSNPERDVINGGGYFIHYGIHPDRMVGIIRGTFSSNEVPNKKNRPKHPASDYLDPITGLPPGKNSGNIQEYYNKLSTCVDNRIISLNSEILLEKNQLFLKKGTTYFFRISAYNKFYHFQTGKDQISALSDPVEVYFLSE; this is encoded by the coding sequence ATGGGATTGATTTCAAATTTCAAAGTTAACTTTTCTCCAGCCGTTTTACTTCTCTTCCTTTTATCTTTTTCACTTTTTTCCGAAACCAAAATTCTTCCGTTAGAAGACTTACAAAAAAACGGACTTGAACTTTCGGGAAAAAACGGGGACAATAAAATTCTAAAACTACAAACGAGGAATCGCAGCGCCGGTTCCGATCTTTATTTGAATTTTGAATCCGGAGATCCTTCCAATCTGAAAGATCTATCAGGAAATTATAAAATTCTCATGTCCTCTTATTTTCCGGATCCGGAAAACGTGTTTCATTCGAAAAGAAGCGCGCGTTTTTCCGGAAAACGCACCGGAATCAAAATCGCACATTCCAACTCGGGTCTTTTAACCTCCAAAGATATAACGAAGGAGTTTTACATCGGCTTCAGCTTTCTTCCGGGAACGGTTGAAAAAGACGCGACTTTGATTTCTAAACTTTACGAAACATCGGGAAATAGTTACGGTTGGAATTTAAAGATCGTGGACGATCGACTCAAAGCGGGATTTTATTCCTTCTTTGAAACGGAAGAAAAACGTTTTCTTTCCCTGCATCTAACTTCGAATACGACTCTGAAAAAGAACCAGTGGAATCAAGTTCTTCTCCATTTCAATCCCGGAGACAGAGAAATTGTATTATATCTGAACGGCAAAGAGTCGGCGAGAGGTTCGATCCCAAACAATCAAAATTTGATTCGGATCGGATTTCATCCCGACGATACAACTTCTTTTCGAATCGCCAGTTCGTATTATGGTTGGATGGAAAATTTCGCGGTCTTTCAAGGAAAGCCGAGTTCAGAAGATTCTTCTTTTTCCGCCCAAGATTTTGATCCTGAAACGCATACTTCCGAATCCAAGTTCGGAACCGGAATCTCTCCCGTTTATAAGGGCGCGCATTCGAGTTCTTTTCTGGAAGAGATTCAGTTGAAAGCCATAATTCCGACTTCTTCCGCAATGGAACTGTATTTCAGAGTATCTCCAACTCCGTTTACTCCTAACTCGGAATATCCCGCGTGGATTAGCATAGACTTAAGAAAATTAGAAAATTATAAAATACTTTCCCTCGAACCCGATCTCTACAGAATTCCTTTGAAAAGTTCCCTTAAAAAATTTTTAGGGATTTCGGAAGACAAAGAAGACCTGCTTCCATTCCGATACTATCAATGGAGAATTAAACTTAAAGCCGATCCGAACGGGAATCAAACTCCCGAATTAAAAAACATATCCCTAACATTTCGAGAGACCAATCCTCCCGTACGTCCTCTCGGCTTAAAAGTTGCGGAAAATGGAGTGGACGATTCCGGACCGAGCGTATGTTTGAATTGGAAGTCTAATCCGGAAAGAGACGTAATCAATGGCGGCGGTTACTTCATTCATTACGGAATTCATCCGGATCGAATGGTAGGAATTATCCGCGGAACCTTCTCGTCGAACGAAGTACCGAATAAAAAAAACCGTCCCAAACATCCGGCTTCCGATTATCTCGATCCGATCACGGGACTTCCTCCAGGAAAGAATTCGGGCAATATTCAAGAATATTATAATAAACTTTCAACTTGTGTGGATAATAGGATCATTTCCTTGAACTCGGAAATCCTTCTGGAAAAAAATCAATTGTTTTTAAAGAAAGGAACGACCTACTTTTTTAGGATAAGCGCTTACAATAAGTTTTATCATTTCCAAACCGGAAAGGATCAGATTTCCGCCCTAAGCGATCCCGTCGAAGTTTATTTCTTGAGCGAGTAA
- the fliE gene encoding flagellar hook-basal body complex protein FliE, whose product MEINSNSSLWYTYNSGYTGNKPHPLSPKGDNVKVSTTEERHYKDVKQPVSPDYVAESFSEAMKNALTSVNDLQVEADELTQKMVFDPNSVDAHEVMIASEKARVALTFTKTIADGVVRAYRELTSLR is encoded by the coding sequence ATGGAAATCAATTCTAATTCCTCTCTCTGGTATACGTATAACTCGGGTTATACGGGAAACAAACCCCATCCGCTCAGCCCAAAGGGGGATAACGTAAAAGTATCTACTACGGAGGAAAGACATTACAAAGACGTAAAACAACCTGTTTCTCCCGATTACGTAGCGGAAAGTTTTTCGGAGGCGATGAAGAACGCCCTAACTTCCGTAAACGATCTCCAAGTGGAAGCGGACGAGTTGACTCAAAAGATGGTTTTCGATCCGAATTCCGTAGACGCTCACGAAGTGATGATCGCTTCCGAAAAAGCAAGAGTGGCCCTAACGTTCACAAAGACAATCGCCGACGGAGTAGTCCGCGCTTATAGAGAACTCACTTCCCTAAGATAA